From a single Streptomyces sp. NBC_01264 genomic region:
- a CDS encoding TetR/AcrR family transcriptional regulator — MTYSDAAAAETAPEPPADRPKAKPGGKRGGKRERLAAAAAQVLHEQGMEKTTIADIARAADVPLGNVYYYFKTKDQLVEAAIDAHAQHLAGLITALDALPTPQDRLKALISGWVEQRDLTARYGCPTGSLASELDKRDDGLDQTLAKVMRVLLDWAERQFLAMGRAADARELAVALIASYQGISLLTNTFRDPQLMASEGRRLERWIDSLA, encoded by the coding sequence GTGACTTACTCAGATGCTGCTGCCGCCGAAACGGCCCCGGAACCCCCTGCGGACCGCCCGAAGGCCAAGCCGGGCGGCAAGCGCGGAGGCAAGCGCGAACGCCTCGCCGCGGCCGCGGCCCAGGTCCTGCACGAACAGGGCATGGAGAAGACGACGATCGCCGACATCGCGCGCGCGGCCGACGTCCCGCTCGGCAACGTCTACTACTACTTCAAGACCAAGGACCAGCTCGTCGAAGCGGCCATCGACGCCCACGCGCAGCACCTGGCCGGCCTGATCACCGCCCTGGACGCGCTCCCCACCCCCCAGGACCGGCTGAAGGCCCTCATCTCCGGCTGGGTCGAACAGCGCGACCTCACCGCCCGCTACGGCTGCCCCACCGGCTCGCTCGCCTCCGAGCTCGACAAGCGCGACGACGGCCTCGACCAGACGCTCGCCAAGGTCATGCGGGTGCTGCTGGACTGGGCGGAGCGGCAGTTCCTCGCGATGGGGCGCGCGGCGGACGCCCGTGAGCTCGCGGTCGCCCTGATCGCCTCGTACCAGGGCATCTCCCTGCTCACGAACACCTTCCGCGATCCGCAGCTGATGGCTTCGGAGGGGCGGCGGCTGGAACGCTGGATCGACTCGCTGGCCTGA
- a CDS encoding phosphoribosylanthranilate isomerase, with the protein MSDPFVKICGLKTARDVEVAVAAGADAVGFVFAPGSPRTVDAGTARELIGHVPDGVLTVGVFRGQSVAEVRRFAEESGVRGVQLHGEEGPEDFAALRAEGRTLLRATARPVSRCGEYGEDLLLLDAPDPGSGKPWNWGSAEFTAPEGRWLLAGGLTPGNVGEAVAVTGAWGVDVSSGVESERGVKSPDLIRAFIAAARGVG; encoded by the coding sequence ATGAGCGATCCCTTTGTGAAGATCTGCGGTCTGAAGACCGCCCGGGACGTCGAGGTGGCCGTGGCCGCCGGGGCCGACGCCGTCGGGTTCGTGTTCGCGCCCGGCAGCCCGCGTACGGTCGACGCCGGGACGGCGCGGGAGCTCATCGGGCACGTGCCCGACGGGGTGCTCACCGTGGGGGTGTTCCGGGGGCAGTCCGTCGCCGAGGTGCGGCGCTTCGCCGAGGAGAGCGGCGTACGGGGCGTGCAGCTGCACGGCGAGGAGGGCCCGGAGGACTTCGCGGCGCTGCGCGCGGAGGGACGCACCCTGCTGCGGGCGACGGCGCGGCCCGTGTCGCGCTGCGGGGAGTACGGGGAGGACCTGCTGCTCCTCGACGCCCCGGACCCCGGCTCCGGCAAGCCGTGGAACTGGGGCTCGGCGGAGTTCACGGCCCCCGAGGGCCGCTGGCTGCTGGCGGGCGGGCTGACCCCGGGCAACGTGGGGGAGGCCGTTGCGGTCACCGGTGCCTGGGGTGTGGACGTCTCCAGCGGTGTGGAGAGCGAGCGGGGGGTTAAGTCCCCGGATCTCATCCGGGCCTTCATCGCGGCGGCGCGAGGGGTGGGCTGA
- a CDS encoding Uma2 family endonuclease, with protein sequence MDTPVGFKAELIRGKIVVSPFSTLRYLRSMRALREQLKAHAPEGYITETSPILFRFPAAERAYGPDLFVADEAAFDEEGRHADSAALSLVAEFTSVSTTDADWNEKLEVYGRLVPVYLVVDMQEKEITCFSDPSPHGYRFRKTVSFGKDLHVPEPFDCTVDTSTF encoded by the coding sequence ATGGACACACCAGTCGGCTTCAAGGCCGAGCTCATCCGGGGGAAGATCGTCGTGTCGCCGTTCTCCACGCTGCGCTACCTGCGCAGCATGCGTGCGCTTCGTGAGCAGCTCAAGGCCCATGCTCCCGAGGGGTACATCACCGAGACCTCGCCCATCCTCTTCCGGTTCCCCGCCGCAGAGCGAGCCTACGGACCCGACCTGTTCGTCGCAGACGAGGCTGCCTTCGACGAGGAGGGCCGTCACGCGGACAGTGCGGCCCTGTCCCTGGTCGCCGAGTTCACTTCCGTATCCACCACGGACGCGGACTGGAACGAAAAGCTGGAAGTGTACGGCCGGCTGGTCCCCGTGTATCTGGTCGTCGACATGCAGGAGAAGGAGATCACCTGCTTCTCGGACCCCTCGCCGCACGGTTACCGCTTCCGTAAGACGGTGTCTTTCGGCAAGGACCTGCACGTGCCCGAGCCCTTCGACTGCACCGTCGACACCTCCACGTTCTGA
- the groL gene encoding chaperonin GroEL (60 kDa chaperone family; promotes refolding of misfolded polypeptides especially under stressful conditions; forms two stacked rings of heptamers to form a barrel-shaped 14mer; ends can be capped by GroES; misfolded proteins enter the barrel where they are refolded when GroES binds): MAKIIAFDEEARRGLERGMNQLADAVKVTLGPKGRNVVLEKKWGAPTITNDGVSIAKEIELEDPYEKIGAELVKEVAKKTDDVAGDGTTTATVLAQALVREGLRNVAAGANPMALKRGIEKAVEAVSAALLAQAKDVETKEQIASTASISAADTQIGELIAEAMDKVGKEGVITVEESQTFGLELELTEGMRFDKGYISAYFATDMERMESSLDDPYILIVNSKIGSVKDLLPLLEKVMQSGKPLLIIAEDVEGEALSTLVVNKIRGTFKSVAVKAPGFGDRRKAMLGDIAILTGGTVISEEVGLKLENAGLDLLGRARKVVITKDETTIVDGSGDSDQVQGRVNQIRAEIENSDSDYDREKLQERLAKLAGGVAVIKAGAATEVELKERKHRIEDAVRNAKAAVEEGIVAGGGVALLQASSVFDKLELTGDEATGANAVKLALEAPLKQIAVNGGLEGGVVVEKVRNLQIGWGLNAATGEYVDMIAEGIIDPAKVTRSALQNAASIAALFLTTEAVIADKPEKAGAAAGGGMPGGDMDF, translated from the coding sequence ATGGCCAAGATCATTGCGTTCGACGAGGAGGCCCGCCGCGGCCTCGAGCGTGGGATGAACCAGCTCGCCGACGCCGTCAAGGTCACCCTTGGCCCCAAGGGTCGCAACGTCGTCCTTGAGAAGAAGTGGGGCGCCCCCACGATCACCAACGATGGTGTCTCCATCGCCAAGGAGATCGAGCTCGAGGACCCGTACGAGAAGATCGGCGCCGAGCTGGTCAAGGAAGTCGCCAAGAAGACGGACGACGTCGCCGGCGACGGTACGACCACCGCCACCGTTCTCGCCCAGGCGCTCGTCCGCGAGGGCCTGCGCAACGTGGCCGCCGGTGCGAACCCGATGGCCCTCAAGCGCGGTATCGAGAAGGCCGTCGAGGCCGTCTCCGCCGCCCTGCTGGCGCAGGCCAAGGATGTCGAGACCAAGGAGCAGATCGCTTCGACGGCCTCCATCTCCGCCGCCGACACCCAGATCGGCGAGCTCATCGCCGAGGCCATGGACAAGGTCGGCAAGGAAGGCGTCATCACGGTCGAGGAGTCGCAGACCTTCGGCCTGGAGCTCGAGCTCACCGAGGGCATGCGCTTCGACAAGGGCTACATCTCGGCGTACTTCGCCACCGATATGGAGCGCATGGAGTCGTCCCTCGACGACCCGTACATCCTGATCGTCAACTCCAAGATCGGCTCGGTCAAGGACCTGCTGCCGCTCCTGGAGAAGGTCATGCAGTCCGGCAAGCCGCTGCTGATCATCGCCGAGGACGTCGAGGGCGAGGCGCTCTCCACCCTCGTCGTCAACAAGATCCGCGGCACCTTCAAGTCCGTCGCCGTCAAGGCCCCGGGCTTCGGTGACCGTCGCAAGGCCATGCTCGGCGACATCGCCATCCTCACGGGCGGCACGGTCATCTCCGAGGAGGTCGGCCTCAAGCTCGAGAACGCCGGTCTCGACCTGCTCGGCCGCGCCCGCAAGGTCGTCATCACCAAGGACGAGACGACCATCGTCGACGGCTCCGGTGACAGCGACCAGGTCCAGGGCCGCGTCAACCAGATCCGCGCCGAGATCGAGAACTCCGACTCGGACTACGACCGCGAGAAGCTGCAGGAGCGCCTGGCGAAGCTCGCCGGCGGTGTCGCGGTCATCAAGGCCGGCGCCGCGACCGAGGTCGAGCTCAAGGAGCGCAAGCACCGCATCGAGGACGCCGTTCGCAACGCGAAGGCGGCCGTCGAAGAGGGCATCGTCGCCGGTGGCGGCGTGGCCCTGCTGCAGGCCTCCTCGGTCTTCGACAAGCTGGAGCTCACCGGCGACGAGGCGACCGGCGCCAACGCCGTCAAGCTCGCGCTGGAGGCCCCGCTCAAGCAGATCGCCGTCAACGGTGGTCTCGAGGGTGGCGTCGTCGTGGAGAAGGTCCGCAACCTGCAGATCGGTTGGGGCCTGAACGCCGCGACCGGCGAGTACGTCGACATGATCGCCGAGGGCATCATCGACCCGGCGAAGGTCACCCGCTCCGCCCTGCAGAACGCGGCGTCCATCGCGGCCCTCTTCCTCACCACCGAGGCCGTCATCGCCGACAAGCCCGAGAAGGCCGGCGCGGCTGCCGGTGGCGGCATGCCGGGCGGCGACATGGACTTCTGA
- a CDS encoding cold-shock protein, whose amino-acid sequence MAQGTVKWFNAEKGYGFIAVDGGADVFVHYSAIQMDGYRTLEEGQRVEFEISQGQKGPQADMVKLAAG is encoded by the coding sequence ATGGCTCAGGGCACCGTCAAGTGGTTCAACGCGGAGAAGGGCTACGGCTTCATCGCGGTCGACGGTGGTGCGGATGTGTTCGTCCACTACAGCGCCATCCAGATGGACGGGTACCGCACCCTTGAAGAGGGTCAGCGGGTCGAGTTCGAGATCTCGCAGGGCCAGAAGGGTCCGCAGGCGGATATGGTCAAGCTCGCCGCCGGCTAG
- a CDS encoding ubiquitin-like small modifier protein 1 — protein sequence MSVNVRIPTILRTYTGGQAEVAAEGATLEEVIQSLEANHPGIAARVLDDQGKLRRFVNVYVNDDDVRFEGGLQTSTPDGAGISIIPAVAGGC from the coding sequence ATGAGCGTCAACGTCCGCATCCCCACCATCCTGCGCACCTACACCGGCGGCCAGGCCGAGGTCGCCGCCGAGGGCGCGACCCTCGAAGAGGTCATCCAGTCGCTGGAGGCCAACCACCCCGGCATCGCCGCGCGCGTCCTGGACGACCAGGGCAAGCTGCGCCGCTTCGTCAACGTCTACGTCAACGACGACGACGTGCGCTTCGAGGGCGGACTGCAGACGTCCACCCCGGACGGCGCCGGCATCTCGATCATCCCCGCCGTCGCGGGCGGCTGCTGA
- the thrC gene encoding threonine synthase — translation MRRKGLAIMAAQSVATSAETTVSSTSVDLGPATGLSCRECGTRFELGPIFACAECFGPLEVAYELPLGDPEALRAAIEAGPNNIWRYAPLLPVPADVASKPSLNPGFTKLVDAANLAKELGVTGKLYVKDDSGNPTHSFKDRVVAIAVEAARAFGFTTLSCSSTGNLAGAVGAAAARAGFRSCVFIPHDLEQGKVVMAGVYGGDLVGIEGNYDDVNRFCSELIGDPLGEGWGFVNVNLRPYYGEGSKTLAYEICEQLGWQLPDQIVIPIASGSQLTKIDKGLQELIKLGLVEDKPYKIFGAQAEGCSPVSTAFKAGHEVVRPQKPNTIAKSLAIGNPADGPYVLDIARRTGGFVEDVNDEQVVEAIKLLAQTEGIFAETAGGVTVGVTKKLVENGQLDPTLTTVILNTGDGLKTLEAVAEGGGQTATIRPSLDAFRAANLA, via the coding sequence ATGAGGAGAAAGGGCCTCGCCATCATGGCTGCACAGTCTGTCGCAACCTCTGCCGAAACCACTGTTTCGAGCACCTCTGTCGATCTCGGTCCCGCCACCGGCCTTTCCTGTCGTGAGTGCGGTACCCGCTTCGAGCTCGGCCCGATCTTCGCCTGCGCCGAGTGCTTCGGACCGCTCGAAGTCGCCTACGAGCTGCCCCTCGGTGACCCGGAAGCCCTGCGCGCCGCCATCGAGGCCGGCCCGAACAACATCTGGCGCTACGCGCCGCTGCTGCCCGTCCCGGCGGACGTGGCCTCCAAGCCGAGCCTGAACCCCGGCTTCACCAAGCTCGTGGACGCGGCCAACCTGGCCAAGGAGCTCGGCGTCACCGGCAAGCTGTACGTCAAGGACGACTCCGGCAACCCGACGCACTCCTTCAAGGACCGCGTCGTGGCCATCGCCGTCGAGGCCGCCCGCGCCTTCGGCTTCACCACCCTGTCCTGCTCCTCCACCGGCAACCTGGCCGGCGCCGTCGGCGCCGCGGCCGCCCGTGCCGGCTTCCGCTCCTGCGTGTTCATCCCGCACGACCTGGAGCAGGGCAAGGTCGTCATGGCCGGTGTCTACGGTGGCGACCTGGTCGGCATCGAGGGCAACTACGACGACGTCAACCGCTTCTGCTCCGAGCTCATCGGCGACCCGCTGGGCGAGGGCTGGGGCTTCGTCAACGTCAACCTGCGCCCGTACTACGGCGAGGGCTCCAAGACCCTGGCATACGAGATCTGCGAGCAGCTCGGCTGGCAGCTGCCCGACCAGATCGTCATCCCGATCGCGTCCGGCTCGCAGCTCACGAAGATCGACAAGGGTCTGCAGGAGCTGATCAAGCTCGGCCTCGTCGAGGACAAGCCGTACAAGATCTTCGGTGCCCAGGCCGAGGGCTGCTCGCCCGTCTCGACCGCCTTCAAGGCCGGTCACGAGGTGGTGCGCCCGCAGAAGCCGAACACCATCGCCAAGTCGCTGGCCATCGGCAACCCGGCGGACGGCCCGTACGTCCTGGACATCGCGCGCCGCACCGGCGGGTTCGTCGAGGACGTCAACGACGAGCAGGTCGTCGAGGCCATCAAGCTCCTCGCCCAGACCGAGGGCATCTTCGCCGAGACCGCGGGCGGCGTGACCGTCGGAGTGACGAAGAAGCTCGTCGAGAACGGGCAGCTCGACCCCACGCTGACCACCGTGATCCTGAACACCGGTGACGGCCTCAAGACCCTGGAGGCGGTGGCCGAAGGTGGTGGCCAGACCGCCACCATCCGCCCCAGCCTGGACGCGTTCCGCGCCGCCAACCTGGCCTGA